The Legionella cincinnatiensis genome includes a region encoding these proteins:
- the rplB gene encoding 50S ribosomal protein L2, translated as MALLKSKPTSPGKRGELRVVHHHIHKGKPHAALVEKLKKTGGRNNQGRITVRHIGGGQRNQYRIIDFKRNKDGVEARVERIEYDPNRTALIALIVYKDGERRYIIAPANLNVGDKVVSGADSPISIGNCLPLKNIPVGTTIHCVEMKPGKGAQVLRSAGASGQIVAKEGVYATLRLRSGEMRKIHVLCKAVIGEVSNSEHSLRSLGKAGAKRWRGIRPTVRGVAMNPVDHPHGGGEGRTSGGRHPVSPWGVPTKGYKTRSNKRTDDFIVRRRKKK; from the coding sequence ATGGCACTATTAAAATCTAAACCTACATCGCCAGGAAAGCGTGGCGAGTTACGTGTGGTTCATCATCACATTCATAAGGGGAAACCTCACGCGGCTTTAGTCGAAAAGCTAAAGAAAACTGGCGGAAGAAATAACCAAGGTAGAATCACTGTAAGGCATATCGGTGGTGGACAGCGAAATCAATACCGTATTATTGACTTTAAACGAAATAAAGATGGTGTTGAAGCACGTGTGGAGCGTATTGAGTATGATCCAAACAGAACCGCCCTTATTGCTTTGATTGTTTATAAAGATGGTGAACGAAGATATATTATTGCACCAGCCAACTTGAATGTTGGCGATAAAGTTGTTAGTGGTGCTGATTCACCTATTAGCATTGGTAATTGCTTGCCATTGAAAAATATTCCAGTCGGTACTACGATTCATTGTGTGGAAATGAAACCAGGAAAAGGGGCACAAGTATTACGAAGTGCTGGTGCTAGTGGTCAAATTGTTGCAAAAGAAGGTGTTTATGCGACACTAAGACTCCGTTCAGGTGAAATGCGTAAGATACATGTTTTATGCAAAGCAGTAATAGGGGAAGTCAGTAATAGCGAGCATAGTTTACGCTCTTTAGGTAAAGCAGGAGCTAAACGTTGGAGAGGTATTCGTCCAACTGTACGTGGTGTTGCTATGAACCCTGTTGATCACCCACATGGTGGAGGTGAGGGACGTACTTCTGGTGGACGTCATCCAGTATCACCTTGGGGAGTACCAACAAAAGGTTATAAAACCAGAAGCAATAAGCGTACTGATGATTTCATTGTCAGAAGACGCAAGAAGAAATAA
- the rplX gene encoding 50S ribosomal protein L24, which yields MKRIQKGDEVIIIAGKSKGHRGKVLRVTENGIVVEGGNLIKKHVKANPQKPEHKGGIITLESPVHVSNVAHYNPNTKKADKIGFKFIENNGINKKVRYFKSDNEIIDRV from the coding sequence ATGAAACGCATTCAAAAAGGCGATGAAGTTATTATAATCGCCGGTAAAAGTAAAGGTCATAGAGGCAAAGTCTTACGTGTGACTGAAAATGGTATTGTAGTTGAAGGTGGAAATTTAATTAAGAAGCATGTTAAAGCAAATCCACAGAAACCAGAACATAAAGGTGGTATTATCACTCTGGAATCACCTGTACACGTTTCAAATGTTGCCCATTACAATCCAAACACAAAAAAAGCAGATAAAATCGGATTCAAGTTTATTGAGAATAACGGTATAAATAAGAAGGTCAGATATTTTAAATCTGACAATGAAATAATTGACCGTGTTTGA
- the rpmJ gene encoding 50S ribosomal protein L36, whose protein sequence is MKVRASVKRICRNCKIIKRSGTIRVICKDARHKQKQG, encoded by the coding sequence ATGAAAGTAAGAGCATCTGTAAAGCGAATTTGTCGCAATTGCAAAATTATTAAAAGAAGTGGCACTATACGAGTTATTTGTAAAGATGCCAGACATAAGCAAAAGCAAGGGTAA
- the rpsM gene encoding 30S ribosomal protein S13: MARIAGVNIPDHKHLVIALTAIYGIGKPTSLKLCSAVGIDPSKKVSELTDAQLESLRTEIAKITVEGDLRRVVTMNIKRLMDLGCYRGLRHRRGLPVHGQRTKTNARTRKGRRKGTTV; encoded by the coding sequence ATGGCTCGTATTGCAGGAGTAAATATACCAGATCACAAACATCTTGTGATTGCTTTAACAGCAATTTATGGTATTGGTAAACCTACATCTTTAAAACTATGTTCAGCAGTTGGCATTGATCCTTCAAAAAAGGTTTCGGAGTTAACCGATGCACAACTAGAGTCTTTAAGAACAGAAATTGCTAAAATAACTGTTGAAGGGGATTTGCGTCGTGTTGTAACAATGAACATTAAGCGACTTATGGATCTAGGATGTTATCGTGGTTTAAGGCATAGAAGAGGGCTGCCAGTACACGGCCAACGTACAAAAACGAATGCACGTACAAGAAAGGGTCGCAGAAAAGGCACCACCGTTTGA
- the rpsK gene encoding 30S ribosomal protein S11, with protein MAITKSKQQKVRKKAKRVVSDGIVHVHASFNNTIVTFTDRQGNALCWATSGGSGFRGSRKSTPYAAQVATERAAAVAKEYGMKSVAVFVHGPGPGRESTIRELISQDFKIVEITDVTGIPHNGCKPPKKRRV; from the coding sequence ATGGCAATAACTAAGTCAAAACAACAAAAAGTACGTAAAAAAGCAAAACGTGTGGTATCAGATGGTATAGTACATGTTCATGCATCTTTTAATAATACCATAGTGACTTTTACTGATAGGCAAGGTAATGCACTTTGCTGGGCAACATCAGGTGGATCAGGTTTTAGAGGTTCAAGAAAAAGTACTCCCTATGCTGCACAGGTTGCTACTGAACGTGCTGCCGCTGTTGCTAAAGAATATGGTATGAAATCTGTGGCTGTATTTGTTCATGGTCCTGGTCCTGGTCGAGAGTCCACTATTCGTGAATTAATATCTCAGGATTTCAAAATTGTTGAAATAACCGATGTTACTGGTATCCCTCATAATGGGTGTAAGCCACCTAAAAAACGTCGTGTATAA
- the rpsN gene encoding 30S ribosomal protein S14 → MAKKSMLMRELKRSKLVEKYRKRRSELKKLIKSSDDFQVIMDSQAKLAKLPINSNPVRFKTRCQQCGRPHAVYRKFSLCRICLRQQLMVGNIPGGRKSSW, encoded by the coding sequence GTGGCTAAAAAATCAATGCTTATGAGAGAGCTAAAACGTAGCAAACTCGTAGAAAAGTACAGAAAACGCAGAAGTGAATTAAAGAAGTTAATTAAGTCATCAGATGATTTTCAAGTGATTATGGATAGTCAAGCTAAATTAGCTAAGCTACCTATTAACTCAAATCCTGTTCGTTTTAAAACACGGTGCCAACAATGTGGTCGTCCACATGCTGTATATCGTAAATTTAGCCTTTGTAGGATTTGCTTAAGACAACAACTAATGGTTGGTAATATACCAGGCGGAAGAAAATCTAGCTGGTAA
- the rpmC gene encoding 50S ribosomal protein L29 — translation MKKIDELRSLSIEELQNELLSLRKEQLNLRMKKASGSLDKTHLITMVRKSVARVKTMLTEKAGK, via the coding sequence ATGAAAAAAATTGATGAATTGCGCAGTTTATCTATTGAAGAACTGCAAAATGAATTACTTTCATTACGTAAAGAACAATTAAATTTACGAATGAAAAAAGCAAGTGGCTCACTAGATAAAACACATCTTATCACTATGGTGCGTAAATCAGTGGCAAGAGTAAAAACAATGTTGACTGAAAAGGCAGGTAAGTGA
- the rpmD gene encoding 50S ribosomal protein L30: MENKIKITLVKSTIGRKPKHVSIVKQLGLGKTNSSVTHNDTPAIRGLINQVDYLLLVEESV; encoded by the coding sequence ATGGAAAACAAAATTAAAATTACTTTAGTTAAAAGTACTATAGGCAGAAAGCCTAAGCATGTTTCAATTGTAAAACAATTAGGTTTAGGTAAGACTAATTCAAGTGTAACTCATAACGATACTCCGGCAATACGTGGTCTTATAAACCAAGTAGATTATCTGTTGTTGGTTGAGGAGAGTGTATAA
- the rpsE gene encoding 30S ribosomal protein S5 has product MAFDESSPKSDGYQEKLVSVNRTAKVVKGGRVFGFAVLVVVGDGKGKVGFGRGKAREVPIAIQKAMEQAKKNMVYIPLSGSTIYHEITWNYGASKVFMKPASEGTGIIAGGAMRAVLEVLGVQNILAKNIGSTNPSNIVRATIAALTNIGTPDYVAAKRGKTVEEVMAG; this is encoded by the coding sequence ATGGCATTCGATGAATCATCACCTAAATCAGATGGCTACCAAGAGAAGTTAGTATCAGTAAATCGTACTGCTAAAGTTGTGAAAGGCGGACGTGTTTTTGGCTTTGCTGTTCTTGTCGTTGTTGGCGATGGTAAAGGTAAAGTTGGATTTGGTAGAGGTAAAGCACGTGAAGTTCCAATTGCTATTCAAAAAGCAATGGAGCAGGCGAAGAAGAACATGGTTTATATTCCACTTAGTGGTTCAACTATTTATCATGAAATTACGTGGAATTATGGGGCCTCTAAAGTATTTATGAAACCAGCTAGCGAAGGTACAGGAATTATTGCTGGTGGTGCAATGAGAGCGGTACTTGAGGTCTTAGGCGTCCAAAACATATTAGCTAAGAATATTGGATCTACGAATCCAAGCAACATTGTACGTGCGACAATTGCTGCTTTAACTAATATTGGTACTCCTGATTATGTTGCGGCCAAGCGTGGTAAAACTGTTGAAGAAGTTATGGCGGGCTAA
- the rplO gene encoding 50S ribosomal protein L15: protein MNLNSLSPEPGSRRPKKRLGRGMGSGLGKTSGKGHKGQKARAGGYHKINFEGGQMPIQRRLPKMGFKSRVGRTVDQVCLSELAQLSNDVIDLNVLKEAGIVSRSIKDVKVILSGELTTAIKLKGLRVTKGARSTIEGLGGSVEE from the coding sequence ATGAATTTAAATTCTCTATCACCTGAGCCAGGTTCGCGTCGTCCTAAAAAGAGATTAGGACGTGGTATGGGATCAGGACTAGGAAAAACAAGTGGTAAAGGTCATAAAGGTCAAAAGGCTAGAGCAGGCGGCTACCATAAGATTAACTTTGAAGGCGGTCAGATGCCTATTCAAAGACGTTTACCAAAGATGGGCTTTAAATCACGAGTTGGTAGAACAGTTGATCAAGTTTGTTTAAGTGAACTTGCACAATTATCAAATGATGTAATTGACTTAAATGTTTTAAAAGAAGCAGGTATCGTTAGTCGTTCCATTAAAGATGTAAAAGTAATCTTATCTGGTGAATTAACCACTGCCATCAAACTTAAAGGTTTAAGGGTCACTAAAGGAGCTCGTTCAACCATTGAAGGTTTAGGCGGCAGCGTAGAAGAGTGA
- the rpsD gene encoding 30S ribosomal protein S4, with product MARYLGPKCKLSRREGCDLLLKSGVRDHKSKCKSEKLPGQHGDKKPRLNSYGLQLREKQKIRRLYGILEKQFRGYYKMAARMKGATGENLMALLERRLDNVVYRMGFASTRAEARQLVTHKAILVNDKIVNVPSFLIKPGDVVSVRQRAKNQGRIQAALALSEQRVPCDWLTVDTSSFKGTFSTAPTLTDLSSDYNVNLVVELYSK from the coding sequence ATGGCTAGATATCTTGGTCCAAAATGTAAATTATCACGTCGCGAAGGTTGTGATTTATTACTAAAAAGTGGTGTTCGTGATCACAAATCTAAATGTAAATCAGAAAAATTACCTGGACAACATGGTGATAAGAAGCCTCGTTTAAATAGTTATGGTTTACAGCTTAGAGAGAAGCAAAAAATTAGAAGATTATATGGCATTCTTGAAAAGCAATTTCGTGGCTATTATAAAATGGCTGCACGTATGAAAGGTGCAACAGGTGAAAATCTGATGGCTCTTCTTGAGAGACGTTTAGATAATGTTGTTTATCGTATGGGTTTTGCAAGCACACGTGCTGAAGCGCGACAATTAGTAACGCATAAAGCCATATTAGTTAATGATAAAATAGTTAACGTTCCATCTTTTTTAATAAAGCCTGGTGATGTTGTATCTGTGAGACAAAGAGCAAAGAATCAAGGTCGTATCCAAGCTGCTTTAGCTTTGTCTGAGCAAAGAGTACCATGTGATTGGCTTACTGTAGATACCTCTTCGTTTAAAGGAACTTTTTCTACAGCACCAACGTTAACTGATTTATCTTCAGACTACAACGTAAACTTGGTTGTAGAACTTTACTCTAAGTAA
- the rplF gene encoding 50S ribosomal protein L6: MSRVAKAPVVQPSNVEITLGDGEITVKGPKGTLTQKLNRLVKVSKNKESNHIEFAPAANDPKAWAQAGTARAIVNNMVKGVTEGFIVTLELVGVGYRAQSKDKSITLSLGYSHPIEYHLPQGVLVETPSNTVIILKGMDKQILGQVASEIRAFRPPEPYKGKGVKLAGEYIVRKEAKKK, encoded by the coding sequence ATGTCTAGAGTAGCAAAAGCCCCAGTAGTTCAACCATCAAATGTAGAAATAACATTAGGTGATGGGGAAATTACTGTAAAAGGGCCTAAAGGAACACTAACCCAAAAGCTGAATCGGTTAGTGAAAGTGAGTAAAAACAAAGAGAGTAATCATATCGAATTTGCTCCTGCAGCTAATGATCCTAAGGCTTGGGCACAAGCTGGGACAGCTAGAGCGATAGTAAATAATATGGTTAAAGGTGTTACTGAAGGTTTTATCGTAACCCTTGAATTGGTTGGTGTTGGTTATAGAGCGCAGTCAAAAGATAAATCAATCACTTTATCTTTAGGTTATTCTCATCCTATCGAATACCATTTGCCACAAGGTGTTTTAGTAGAAACTCCTAGTAATACAGTAATCATACTAAAGGGTATGGATAAACAAATTTTAGGACAAGTTGCTTCTGAGATACGTGCATTTCGTCCACCTGAGCCATATAAGGGGAAAGGTGTTAAACTTGCTGGTGAGTATATTGTTCGTAAAGAAGCGAAGAAGAAATAA
- the rpsQ gene encoding 30S ribosomal protein S17: MSNSESNARTLVGKVVSDKMDKTIVVMIERSVKHPKYGKIIKRRSKLHAHDENQVCQIGNIVKIRESRPLSKTKSWVLVEVIS; this comes from the coding sequence ATGTCTAATAGTGAATCAAATGCCAGAACGTTAGTTGGAAAAGTTGTTAGTGACAAAATGGATAAAACTATAGTTGTGATGATTGAGCGTTCAGTTAAACATCCAAAATATGGAAAAATAATTAAGCGTAGATCTAAATTACATGCTCATGACGAAAATCAAGTATGTCAAATTGGTAATATAGTTAAAATTCGTGAGTCAAGACCACTCTCTAAAACAAAAAGCTGGGTATTAGTTGAAGTAATTTCTTAA
- the rplN gene encoding 50S ribosomal protein L14 gives MIQMQTVLEVADNSGARKVMCIKVLGGSHRRYARVGDIIKVSIKDAIPRSKVKKGAVMKAVVVRTAQGVRRDDGSLIRFDGNAAVLLNNQNEPIGTRIFGPVTRELRERFMKIISLAAEVL, from the coding sequence ATGATCCAAATGCAGACAGTGCTCGAAGTTGCTGATAATAGCGGAGCACGCAAAGTTATGTGTATTAAAGTACTTGGTGGATCACACCGAAGATATGCCCGGGTTGGGGATATTATTAAAGTGAGCATTAAGGACGCAATACCACGAAGTAAAGTTAAAAAAGGTGCAGTGATGAAAGCTGTTGTTGTCCGAACAGCACAAGGTGTTCGTAGAGATGATGGATCTTTAATACGCTTTGATGGCAATGCAGCTGTACTTTTAAATAATCAAAACGAGCCTATTGGTACTCGTATTTTTGGCCCTGTTACTCGCGAGCTACGAGAGAGATTTATGAAAATAATATCTCTAGCTGCTGAAGTTTTGTGA
- the rplV gene encoding 50S ribosomal protein L22, producing the protein MEVTAKLKGAPLSAQKGRLVADMIRNMKVSGALDVLKFTPKKGAQLMLKLLESAIANAENNNGADIDDLKVGMVCVDEAMTLKRISPRAKGRANRICKRTCHITIKVSDEE; encoded by the coding sequence ATGGAAGTTACAGCTAAATTGAAAGGTGCTCCCTTATCCGCTCAGAAGGGCAGATTGGTAGCAGACATGATACGAAATATGAAAGTATCTGGTGCACTTGATGTCCTCAAGTTTACACCAAAAAAAGGTGCGCAATTAATGCTTAAGTTATTAGAATCAGCTATAGCTAATGCTGAAAATAATAATGGAGCAGATATTGATGATTTAAAAGTGGGTATGGTCTGCGTTGATGAAGCAATGACTCTAAAACGCATTAGTCCCAGAGCTAAAGGACGTGCAAATCGAATTTGCAAACGTACCTGCCATATCACGATTAAAGTATCTGACGAGGAATAG
- the rplP gene encoding 50S ribosomal protein L16, with the protein MLQPKRTKYRKQMKGRNRGLALRGSNISFGEFGLKALERGRLTARQIEAARRAMTRHIKRGGKIWIRVFPDKPITQKPLEVRQGKGKGSVEYWVAQIQPGKVLFEMEGVSRELAMEAFNLAKAKLPFKVIFEERKVM; encoded by the coding sequence ATGTTACAACCGAAACGTACAAAATATCGAAAACAGATGAAAGGCCGTAATAGAGGCCTAGCCTTACGTGGCAGTAACATCAGTTTTGGTGAGTTTGGTTTAAAAGCGTTAGAACGTGGCCGTTTAACAGCAAGACAAATTGAAGCTGCTCGTAGAGCAATGACCCGTCATATTAAGCGTGGTGGAAAAATTTGGATTAGAGTATTTCCTGATAAGCCGATTACGCAAAAGCCCTTAGAAGTACGACAAGGTAAGGGTAAAGGTAGTGTCGAATATTGGGTGGCTCAAATTCAACCTGGTAAAGTATTGTTTGAAATGGAAGGAGTGTCCAGAGAGCTTGCGATGGAAGCTTTTAATCTGGCTAAAGCAAAACTTCCTTTCAAAGTTATATTTGAAGAAAGGAAGGTGATGTAA
- the rplE gene encoding 50S ribosomal protein L5, translating into MTRLNELYKKEIVPMMMKRFNYSSVMEVPKLLKVTLNMGVGEAVGDKKVMNHAVEDMTLIAGQKPVVTKARKSIAGFKIREGWPIGCKVTLRRQRMYEFLDRLISITLPRVRDFRGLNPKSFDGTGNYSMGIQEQIVFPEIDYDKTDGIRGLDICITTSAKTNEEAKALLEAFNLPLKDRDKK; encoded by the coding sequence ATGACAAGACTTAATGAATTATACAAAAAAGAAATTGTCCCTATGATGATGAAGCGGTTCAACTATTCCAGTGTGATGGAAGTTCCTAAATTGCTTAAAGTCACTTTAAATATGGGTGTTGGCGAAGCAGTAGGTGACAAAAAAGTAATGAACCATGCAGTTGAAGATATGACTTTAATTGCAGGGCAAAAACCGGTTGTTACAAAAGCAAGGAAATCAATTGCTGGTTTTAAAATTAGGGAAGGGTGGCCAATAGGGTGCAAAGTTACGCTTCGACGGCAGCGTATGTATGAATTTTTAGACAGATTGATTTCAATAACTTTACCCCGTGTAAGAGACTTTCGTGGTTTAAATCCTAAGTCCTTTGATGGAACTGGTAATTACAGCATGGGAATACAAGAGCAAATTGTATTTCCTGAAATTGATTACGATAAAACTGATGGTATTCGTGGTTTAGATATTTGTATCACTACAAGTGCAAAAACTAATGAAGAAGCTAAAGCTTTATTAGAGGCCTTTAACCTTCCATTGAAAGATAGAGATAAAAAATAA
- the rpsS gene encoding 30S ribosomal protein S19 produces the protein MARSIRKGPFVDHHLISKVEAAIESKSKKPIKTWSRRSTIVPEMIDLTIAVHNGKDHIPVYITDNMVGHKLGEFAMTRTFKGHSGDRKAKGK, from the coding sequence GTGGCTCGTTCTATAAGAAAAGGTCCTTTTGTTGACCATCATTTGATTAGCAAAGTTGAAGCTGCAATCGAATCTAAATCAAAAAAACCAATTAAGACTTGGTCAAGACGTTCAACAATCGTTCCTGAAATGATTGACCTTACAATTGCAGTACATAACGGTAAAGATCATATCCCTGTGTATATAACAGATAATATGGTCGGTCATAAATTAGGTGAGTTTGCCATGACTCGAACATTCAAAGGTCATTCTGGTGACAGAAAGGCTAAAGGCAAATAA
- the rpsH gene encoding 30S ribosomal protein S8, translating to MHDPVADMLTRIRNGQQAKHQQVTLTSSKLKEEIARVLKEEGYVEDFFVESLDNNLKLMTIKLKYYHGRPVIELIKRISRPGLRVYKSYKELTSIPGFGVAILSTSQGIMTHISAKMKGVGGEVICEVA from the coding sequence ATGCATGATCCAGTTGCTGATATGCTGACCAGAATTAGAAATGGTCAACAAGCAAAACATCAGCAAGTAACTTTAACATCTTCAAAACTGAAGGAAGAAATTGCTCGTGTTTTAAAAGAAGAAGGTTATGTTGAAGACTTCTTTGTTGAATCACTAGATAATAATCTTAAATTAATGACGATTAAACTGAAGTACTATCATGGTAGACCTGTTATCGAATTAATAAAAAGAATAAGCAGACCTGGTTTGAGAGTTTATAAATCTTATAAAGAACTCACCTCAATACCCGGTTTTGGTGTGGCCATATTGTCTACATCCCAAGGTATAATGACCCATATATCTGCTAAGATGAAAGGCGTTGGTGGCGAAGTCATTTGTGAAGTGGCTTAA
- the secY gene encoding preprotein translocase subunit SecY, whose protein sequence is MKNQKHNTSQSRGGLAELKSRLFFVVLGILVYRLGAHIPVPGLDPARLANFFNEQQNTIFGLFNMFSGGALSRVTVFAIGIMPYISASIILQLFTVVSPKLEQLKKEGESGRRKINQYTRYLTLVLSIFQSLGMARWLAGQQIALQADFSFYFTAVVTLVTGTMFLMWLGEQITEKGVGNGISLIIFSGIVSSMPTAIASVLQQVKEGQMQALTLVVIAVVVVVVTGFVVFMERAQRRIRVNYAQRTQGRKVYAAQTSHLPLKINMSGVIPPIFASSIILLPATLAQFFSHTKGMGWLADVGMALSPGQPLYLIVYAVAIIFFAFFYAALVFNPKDTADNLKKSGAYIPGIRPGEQTTKYIDAVMTRLTLVGSIYLVLVCLLPQILMYTWHVPFYFGGTSLLIIVVVIMDFVAQVQAHLMTQQYDSLMKKANFKGTKLPGLL, encoded by the coding sequence ATGAAAAACCAAAAACATAATACAAGCCAATCACGCGGGGGGTTGGCTGAGCTAAAATCAAGATTATTCTTTGTTGTTCTAGGTATTTTAGTTTATCGATTGGGAGCCCATATACCTGTACCAGGATTAGATCCTGCTCGACTAGCTAATTTTTTCAATGAACAGCAAAATACCATTTTTGGCTTGTTCAATATGTTTTCTGGCGGAGCTTTATCACGAGTAACAGTTTTTGCTATAGGGATTATGCCGTATATTTCTGCATCGATTATTCTTCAACTGTTTACTGTAGTCTCTCCAAAGCTTGAACAGTTAAAAAAAGAAGGCGAGTCAGGAAGAAGAAAAATAAATCAATATACGCGTTATTTAACGTTAGTATTGTCTATTTTTCAATCTTTAGGGATGGCGCGATGGCTGGCTGGCCAGCAAATTGCTTTGCAAGCTGACTTTTCATTTTACTTTACTGCCGTAGTTACTTTAGTTACAGGAACAATGTTTCTAATGTGGTTAGGCGAGCAAATTACTGAAAAAGGTGTTGGAAATGGTATTTCTCTAATCATTTTTTCAGGTATTGTTTCAAGTATGCCTACTGCTATTGCTTCAGTTCTGCAGCAGGTTAAAGAAGGTCAAATGCAAGCACTAACTTTAGTTGTCATTGCAGTAGTTGTTGTAGTGGTAACTGGCTTTGTTGTGTTTATGGAACGTGCGCAAAGGCGAATCAGAGTGAACTATGCTCAGAGAACGCAAGGCAGAAAAGTTTATGCAGCACAAACAAGTCATTTGCCGTTAAAGATTAATATGTCTGGTGTTATACCGCCAATTTTTGCATCGAGCATTATACTTTTGCCCGCGACTTTAGCGCAGTTCTTTTCGCATACTAAGGGTATGGGTTGGTTAGCTGATGTTGGAATGGCCTTATCCCCTGGACAGCCGCTCTATTTAATCGTGTATGCAGTGGCTATTATATTTTTTGCATTTTTTTACGCAGCTCTGGTGTTTAACCCCAAAGATACTGCAGATAATTTAAAGAAATCTGGTGCATACATTCCTGGAATTAGACCAGGCGAACAAACTACAAAATACATTGATGCTGTGATGACTCGTTTAACATTAGTTGGCTCAATTTATCTCGTTTTGGTTTGTCTTTTACCTCAGATTTTGATGTACACATGGCATGTCCCTTTTTATTTCGGTGGAACGTCATTGCTGATTATCGTAGTTGTTATTATGGATTTTGTAGCACAGGTACAAGCTCATTTAATGACACAGCAATATGATTCTCTAATGAAAAAGGCTAATTTTAAAGGTACTAAGTTACCTGGTCTTTTATGA
- the rplR gene encoding 50S ribosomal protein L18 — MNKQNSRIRRGLKAKALIRKSGRERLVVYRSGLHIYSQIVRADELGDKVLVACSTNDKELRASLAGKCKVEQANLVGKLLGKRASEQGITAVAFDRAGYKYHGRVKALAEGAREAGLDF, encoded by the coding sequence ATGAATAAACAAAACTCACGTATTCGACGTGGATTAAAAGCAAAGGCACTGATTCGCAAATCGGGTAGAGAAAGATTAGTAGTTTATAGAAGTGGTTTGCATATCTACTCTCAAATTGTTCGAGCGGATGAGCTTGGAGATAAAGTATTAGTTGCCTGTTCAACTAATGATAAAGAGTTACGAGCCAGTCTAGCCGGTAAATGTAAAGTAGAACAAGCGAACCTTGTCGGTAAATTACTAGGCAAACGTGCAAGTGAGCAAGGAATTACTGCAGTTGCGTTTGATCGTGCTGGTTATAAATATCATGGCCGAGTGAAAGCCCTTGCAGAAGGTGCGCGCGAGGCTGGATTAGATTTTTAA
- the rpsC gene encoding 30S ribosomal protein S3: MGQKVNPIGIRLGIIKDWNSKWFAGKKYAEFLIQDINLRTELKKKLMAAAVSKILIERPANNAVVTILTARPGIIIGKKGGGIEALRAEISSKLGVPVHLNIEEIKKPELDSTLVAESIAQQLEQRVMFRRAMKRAVTGALKAGAKGIKICVSGRLGGAEIARSEWYREGRVPLHTFRADIDYGTAESKTTYGIIGVKVWIFKGEVLPQKKRSTDSAQ; this comes from the coding sequence ATGGGACAAAAAGTTAACCCTATAGGCATTCGCCTTGGTATTATTAAAGATTGGAACTCTAAGTGGTTTGCTGGTAAAAAATACGCTGAATTTTTAATTCAAGATATTAATCTACGTACTGAGTTGAAAAAGAAACTTATGGCTGCAGCTGTAAGTAAAATTCTTATAGAACGCCCTGCAAATAACGCTGTTGTTACAATACTCACTGCAAGACCCGGTATCATTATCGGTAAAAAGGGTGGTGGTATTGAAGCTTTACGTGCTGAGATATCAAGTAAATTAGGTGTTCCTGTTCATCTTAATATTGAAGAAATTAAAAAGCCTGAACTAGATTCTACGCTTGTTGCTGAAAGCATTGCTCAACAATTAGAACAACGAGTTATGTTTAGACGCGCTATGAAACGAGCAGTGACTGGAGCGCTTAAAGCAGGTGCCAAAGGAATTAAAATTTGTGTTAGTGGACGACTCGGTGGAGCGGAAATTGCGCGAAGTGAATGGTATCGAGAAGGTCGCGTACCGTTACATACCTTTAGAGCGGATATAGATTATGGTACAGCAGAATCTAAAACTACCTACGGTATTATTGGCGTGAAAGTCTGGATCTTCAAGGGTGAAGTTTTACCACAAAAGAAAAGATCAACTGACAGTGCGCAGTAA